A window of Kribbella voronezhensis genomic DNA:
AGAAGGCGGCGGTCCGAAAAGCGCCACATCCCCCAGAGTCAGTTCCCGACGACTGACCGGACTCACCGGCCGGTCGAAGTACCGCTCCTGCGCGAACGTCGGATGACGCAACGAGGCGTCGCCCAACTCCCCCACCGGCACATACGTGCAGTGCAACTTCTTCGCCAACGCGGACGACTTGATCAGCCCCCGGTGAACCTCGATCAACCCAGGCGGATCCGTCACCGGAGTCTCCAGCACAGCGATCACATCGAAGTCGCTGCGCCCCAGCACGAAGTCGCCGAGCGCCAACGACCCGTGCAGCCACACAGCGCGCACGGGAAGCACCGCGCGGATGGAAGCGACGAAGCCGCCCAGCAGTGACTGGACGGCTTCGTCTGGCATGCAGCAGAGCTTAGAAGGCCGGCTTCAAATCCACATCCGCGGCGCGG
This region includes:
- a CDS encoding nucleotidyltransferase, which produces MPDEAVQSLLGGFVASIRAVLPVRAVWLHGSLALGDFVLGRSDFDVIAVLETPVTDPPGLIEVHRGLIKSSALAKKLHCTYVPVGELGDASLRHPTFAQERYFDRPVSPVSRRELTLGDVALFGPPPSLLLPATTDEELAAFVRRDLQDFWYPATAKRTRWYTDVWVDLGLVTVARAGRTLRDGRLITKQAAIAELPSLGAPPAVVQDIQNRRYAAVGIPPWSPWRLHRGHLARTFVRTQITNLLN